TTATTTTCAAATGTTTTTTCCCTACTCTTCTAATCGATTTTTTTATGATTCGGATTATCTGTTAGAAGGAGAGGAAAAGAGAACAGAAAACATGATGTACGTTTCCATTACATGTGGGCCAGGAAGAACGATAAATCAGAAAAAGAGGTTGTATAAGTCTATATCAAAAGCTATTTCTAATCATTTAAGCATCTCTACAGCTGATATTTTTATTATATTAAACGAGACATCGGCTGAAAACTGGTCATTTGGTCAAGGAGTAGTGCAATTGGCTAATATGAAGGAGGGAAAAGAATAGTGAATGATCGTATCGAATCCAATATACCAAAGAAAATGCGGGAAATGGCTCCTGATTTTGTTGAGTATAGTGAAAATATACTATTTGACAAAATATGGAGAAATCCTACTTTAACATCTAGAGAAAGAAGTTTATGTACATTATCTGCTCTCATTAGTATAGGTAATACTGAACAATTGCCATTTCATCTACAATTAGCTGAAAAAAATGGAATTAGCGAAAAGGAAATTATTGCTTTGATAACACATATGGCATTTTACGTTGGATGGCCTAAAGCTGCCTCTTCATTAAATCTAATAATCAATTAAATATGAAAATTTAATAATTAGCATGACTTTGAACGCTCTTGTGCTAAAGGATATGGCAATAACTTAATATTCATAATAATCTATTATTTGAAGTTGTAGCATAAAATACAATTCTGTTAGGAATATATACATTTTAGTGGCTTTCATTTTATTTTTATATTAGAACCATAATGAATACGAGAGGGGACATTATGGATACATTATTAAAAAATAAAATTACTTAGTAAACAAGAACCAAAAACATTAGAGCAAATGGTTTTAAAATTAACCGAAGAGGCTGGTGAGACATCTCAAGCACTAAAAGTAAACGGCAGTGAATATAGGAAATTAGAAATGAATGATGTCAAGGAAGAGTGTATAGATGTGATTCTCGTATCACTCGCTTTATTTTATAAACTAACGGAAAATGAATGGAGAAAAAAATGAAAAAGTGGGAGAATGGAATGCGATAAATACTATTTTTGAAACTACTAGCATGAACTAGTAGTTTTTGTTTTTATGAACATTTTTTACATTTAATTTATAAATTGAATATTCATATGTCATTTATCCCGTCAGTAAGACTTCAATATATATAATAGGGATGAATTTGTCAGTTATTATTTTCAGATATTTGTTGAGAAAATATGAATTTAAAAATGTAGTAAATTGCTACTTTTATCATGTCTGTGGTTGAAGTGTAAATATAAATATACTTGTTTCAGAGGGAAAAGGTACAGTTTTTGAGCAAATGACTGTTTTTATAATAGATGATATTAATATTTTACTATATAAATATAATTAAAAGTTTTATCTGAAAAATAAAAAAATATTGACAAGATTATCGAGAAACATTATCATTTCGTTGTGAGTGAAGAAAATGAAAATCATTATCAATTGAAGTGGTTTCGGAAATCAAAGTAAAAATACGAAAATCTATACTTGACAGATAAGTTTACTATGTATATTATTTTTGTTGAGATACAATTGATAATGATTATCAATATCGATTCAAGGAATCTTATTTTCTCATGTTAGACAGGAATAAGAAATCGATTTTAAAAAGAAAGGACTTGGGGATATGAGTTGTAACGAGTTCAAGGGGAAAATAGCCTTAGTTACTGGGGCAGCCCAAGGAATTGGTAAAACAGTGGCTAGTATGCTTGCTGAGAGGGGGGCTGAAGTTGCTGCTGTAGATACAAACCTTTCAGCTCTTCAATTACTTTCACATTCTCATGAATTAGAAGGAACAATTTTGAAAGCGTTCCAATTAGATGTCAGTAACTGTGCGGCAGTAGAAAGAGTAGTAGATCAAATTGAAAATGAAATGGGATCTATTGATATTTTAGTAAATGTTGCTGGTATTTTACGAATGGGTCAAATTCCATCTTTTAGTGATGAAGATTGGGATGCCACTTTTTCTGTCAATTCTACAGGTGTGTTTTATATATCACGTGCAGTTAGTAAACGTATGATGGGGAGAAAGTCTGGCGTAATTGTGACGGTTGGTTCAAATGCAGCAAATATTCCGAGAATAGGGATGGCGGCATATGCAGCATCAAAAGCGGCGGTAACGATGTTTACAAAATGTTTAGGACTAGAGCTTGCAGAGTACAATATTCGCTGTAATGTAGTTTCGCCAGGTTCAACCGAAACAGAGATGCAGCGGCAACTTTGGACAGATAAAAATGGGCCTGAAAGGATTATTGCAGGTTCACAAGATACATATAGATTGGGAATTCCACTTCAAAAAATAGCGACACCTGTAGAAATTGCTGAAGGAGTATTATTTTTAGCTTCAGATAAGGCAAGTCATATTACGATGCATAATTTATGTATCGATGGTGGTGCGACTTTAGGAGTTTAAAAAGTCATTACGGGAGGAATTTCAAATTATGAATCATACAGCTACTTTAAACGAATTAGCGACAAGTTTATTGCGAGATTACAAAGCTGGGTCTTCGTTCTTTTTTACTTCACCATATCGAACGATGCTAGCTGAAGGAACATTTGCCACAGTTAAGCATAGTCAGGCAGAAAATTTCCCTGAGATTGTTCAATCTGTATTAAAAAGTGCAAAACAAGCGGGACATCAAAATCCCATTGTAGTAGGGGCGCTACCTTTTGATCGAACAAAAACAATGCAACTTATTGTTCCTCAGAAAACAAGAGTTACAGATCGTTTACAGTGGGATGTTGGAGAACAAACTCAGGACTCTTCCTCTGTACATAAATTTAAAATGAAGCCAATCCCAATGCCTTCAGAATATATGCGTGGTGTGGAGCAAGGGATAGCAAAAATAAAGAGTGGTGACTTAAAAAAAATCGTTTTATCAAGATTGTTAGATGTTTATTCTTCAAGGGAAATTGATGCTCAGAAATTGCTATATGATTTAGCAAAACACAATCCACATGGTTATACGTTTGCGGTAGATTTACCGAATAATGAGGATGATACAAAGCAGAAACGCACTCGGACCTTGATAGGAGCTAGTCCCGAATTGCTTGTTTCAAGAAGAGGAATGCAAGTTATTTCTAACCCGCTTGCAGGATCTAGACCTCGAAGTGGAGATCCTGCTGAAGATAAGAGGCGAGCAGAAGAATTACTTTCCTCAGAGAAAGATTTACATGAACATGCGGTTGTTGTAGAAGCAGTGGCGGCAGCGCTTCGTCCCTATTGCCGTACGTTACATGTGCCAGAAAAACCATCACTCATTCATAGTGAAACGATGTGGCATTTATCTACAGAAGTGAAAGGGACGCTACTGGATGAATCTATTTCTGCATTAGAATTAGCATCCGCACTTCATCCGACACCTGCTGTTTGCGGAACACCTACCGAAAAAGCACGTGAAGCAATTCAAGAAATTGAACCATTTGATCGAGAGTTTTTCACGGGCATGCTTGGTTGGAGTGATATAAATGGTGATGGGGAATGGATTGTAACAATTCGCTGTGCAGAAGTAGAAGAGAATTCACTTCGTTTATATGCCGGAGCCGGTATTGTTGCGGAATCAAAGCCTGAGGATGAATTAGCAGAAACATCAGCTAAATTCCGTACGATGCTTCAAGCTATGGGATTAAATGAGGACTCATTGGAGGGATAAATGATGTTATCAGGATGTTATGAATGGCCTAAAGAATTTGCAAATCGGTACAGAGAAGCCGGTTGTTGGCGCGGAGAAACGTTTGGAGAAATGCTCAGAGAACGGGCTATCAAGTATGGTGAACGCATTGCATTGACGAGCGGGGAACATCATATAAGTTATAAAGAATTTGATAAACGAGTGGATCGTTTAGCCGCTGGTTTTCTATCGCTAGGGATTAAAAAAACAGATCGTGTCGTTCTTCAGTTACCCAATATTATAGAGTTTTTTGAAGTGTGTTTTGCACTTTTTCGAATTGGGGCTCTTCCGGTGTTCGCTCTGCCAGCACATCGAAGTAGCGAGATTTGTTATTTTTGTGAATTTGCTGAAGCTACTGCTTATATTATTGCAGATAAACAACTTGGATTTGACTATCGAAATCTTGCAAGAGACGTGAAAAGAAAAGTACCGACATTGAAGCATATCATTGTTGTTGGTGAGGAAGAAGAGTTTGTTGGAATTCATGATTTATATAGAGAACCAGTTGACTTACCTGAAGTGAAATCTAGCGATGTAGCTTTCTTACAACTATCAGGAGGGACAACAGGACTACCGAAACTCATTCCAAGAACACACGATGACTATATTTATAGTTTACGAGTAAGCGCTGAGATTTGTCGATTGAATGAGGATAGTGTATATCTCGTTGTTCTTCCGGTTGCTCATAATTACCCGCTCAGCTCACCAGGAACTCTCGGAACATTTTATGCTGGGGGAAGGGTTGTGCTCGCTTCTGGAGGGAGTCCCGATGAAGCGTTTGCTTTAATTGAGAAGGAACGCGTCACAATTACAGCGCTTGTACCGCCGCTTGCGATGATATGGCTGGATGCAAAAGCATCGCGCCATAATGATTTATCTAGCCTTCAAGTTTTGCAAGTTGGAGGTGCAAAGTTTAGCGCAGAAGCTGCGAAACGTATACGTCCTACATTTGGGTGTACATTGCAACAAGTATTTGGCATGGCAGAAGGGTTAGTCAATTATACAAGACTTGATGATTCTGAAGAAATGATTATTCATACGCAAGGGCGACCTATGTCAGAGTTTGATGAAGTACGTGTCGTAGATGAAAATGACTGTGACGTAAAGACGGGTGAAGTGGGAAGGCTATTAACTCGTGGTCCCTATACGATTCGCGGTTATTATAAAGCGGAAGAACATAATGCGAAATCTTTTACACCTGATGGTTTTTATCGTACAGGTGATCTCGTGAAAATAAATGAGAACGGGTATTTAGTCGTCGAAGGTCGCGATAAAGATCAAATTAATCGCGGAGGGGAAAAAGTAGCAGCAGAAGAGGTAGAAAATCATCTGTTAGCCCACCATTCCGTTCATGATGCTGCAATTGTATCAATGCCTGATGAGTATTTAGGAGAACGTACTTGTGCTTTCATCATCGCGCGCGGACAACAGCCATCCGTAGGAGAGCTAAAAACATTTTTAAGAGAACGCGGAATTGCGGCGTATAAAATTCCGGATCGAATTGAATTTGTTAAAGCGTTTCCGCAAACTGGTGTAGGGAAAGTAAGTAAGAAAGACTTACGAAAAGCAATTGCTGAAAGATTACAGTCTACCATTCATTCATAATGTTTTCATCATATATTCAATTAACTTGAAAGGAAGTGATTAGATGGCGATTCCTGCTATCTCCATATATAAAATGCCAACTGAATCAGATTTACCAATGAATAAAGTAACGTGGAAACTAGATCCAAAACGTGCAGCACTTCTTATTCACGACATGCAAGAATATTTTCTTGATGCGTACTGTGATGAAGAATCTCCAAAAGTAGAGCTCATTTCTAATATTCAGCGAATAAGACAAACTTGTAAGGGACTTCATGTACCCGTTATTTACACTGCACAGCCAGGTGGACAAACATTGGAACAAAGGGGGTTATTACAAGATTTTTGGGGTGCTGGTATTCCAGAAGGACCATATAAACAGAAAATTGTTGATGAACTTGCACCTGATGACCATGATATTTTTCTTACAAAATGGAGATATAGTGCCTTTAAAAAGACAAATTTATTAGAAATTTTGCATGAACAAGGTCGTGATCAATTAATCATTTGCGGTGTATATGCACATATTGGATGTCTCTTAACAGCATGTGAAGCGTTTATGGATGGGATTCAACCTTTCTTCATCGCTGATGCAGTTGCCGATTTTTCATTCGATCATCATAGACAAGCCATGCAATATGCATCCGATCGATGTGCGGTAACAACAACAACGAATGCAGTATTAACAGATTTCCAACGTTTAAAAGAGGAAAGTGAATCAGCCATTACACTACAAATGATACGTGAACAAGTCGCCCAGCTACTGCGCGAGTCCCCAGCAGATATTGCAAATGATGAAAATTTACTAAATCGCGGATTAGACTCTGTTAGATTAATGAGTTTAGTAGAGAAGTGGCGCCAAATTGGTGTAGAAGTTACTTTCGCTGATTTGGCAGAACACCCAACCATTTCAGACTGGTTTCGAATGATAGCATCACAAAAAGAAAGAGTACTGTAAATTGCAGATTACAAAATAAAGGGGTCATACAGTATGTCTAATTGTCGAAATGTTCGCTATTCTTTGTCGTCTGCGCAATCCGGAAT
The window above is part of the Bacillus cytotoxicus NVH 391-98 genome. Proteins encoded here:
- a CDS encoding tautomerase family protein, which produces MPFVNVYYPKGLLKKEELKKVSNSIHHSLIEYFEIPKNDYFQMFFPYSSNRFFYDSDYLLEGEEKRTENMMYVSITCGPGRTINQKKRLYKSISKAISNHLSISTADIFIILNETSAENWSFGQGVVQLANMKEGKE
- a CDS encoding carboxymuconolactone decarboxylase family protein, with product MNDRIESNIPKKMREMAPDFVEYSENILFDKIWRNPTLTSRERSLCTLSALISIGNTEQLPFHLQLAEKNGISEKEIIALITHMAFYVGWPKAASSLNLIIN
- a CDS encoding nucleoside triphosphate pyrophosphohydrolase family protein, translated to MVLKLTEEAGETSQALKVNGSEYRKLEMNDVKEECIDVILVSLALFYKLTENEWRKK
- a CDS encoding 2,3-dihydro-2,3-dihydroxybenzoate dehydrogenase, coding for MSCNEFKGKIALVTGAAQGIGKTVASMLAERGAEVAAVDTNLSALQLLSHSHELEGTILKAFQLDVSNCAAVERVVDQIENEMGSIDILVNVAGILRMGQIPSFSDEDWDATFSVNSTGVFYISRAVSKRMMGRKSGVIVTVGSNAANIPRIGMAAYAASKAAVTMFTKCLGLELAEYNIRCNVVSPGSTETEMQRQLWTDKNGPERIIAGSQDTYRLGIPLQKIATPVEIAEGVLFLASDKASHITMHNLCIDGGATLGV
- the dhbC gene encoding isochorismate synthase DhbC, with the translated sequence MNHTATLNELATSLLRDYKAGSSFFFTSPYRTMLAEGTFATVKHSQAENFPEIVQSVLKSAKQAGHQNPIVVGALPFDRTKTMQLIVPQKTRVTDRLQWDVGEQTQDSSSVHKFKMKPIPMPSEYMRGVEQGIAKIKSGDLKKIVLSRLLDVYSSREIDAQKLLYDLAKHNPHGYTFAVDLPNNEDDTKQKRTRTLIGASPELLVSRRGMQVISNPLAGSRPRSGDPAEDKRRAEELLSSEKDLHEHAVVVEAVAAALRPYCRTLHVPEKPSLIHSETMWHLSTEVKGTLLDESISALELASALHPTPAVCGTPTEKAREAIQEIEPFDREFFTGMLGWSDINGDGEWIVTIRCAEVEENSLRLYAGAGIVAESKPEDELAETSAKFRTMLQAMGLNEDSLEG
- a CDS encoding (2,3-dihydroxybenzoyl)adenylate synthase — encoded protein: MLSGCYEWPKEFANRYREAGCWRGETFGEMLRERAIKYGERIALTSGEHHISYKEFDKRVDRLAAGFLSLGIKKTDRVVLQLPNIIEFFEVCFALFRIGALPVFALPAHRSSEICYFCEFAEATAYIIADKQLGFDYRNLARDVKRKVPTLKHIIVVGEEEEFVGIHDLYREPVDLPEVKSSDVAFLQLSGGTTGLPKLIPRTHDDYIYSLRVSAEICRLNEDSVYLVVLPVAHNYPLSSPGTLGTFYAGGRVVLASGGSPDEAFALIEKERVTITALVPPLAMIWLDAKASRHNDLSSLQVLQVGGAKFSAEAAKRIRPTFGCTLQQVFGMAEGLVNYTRLDDSEEMIIHTQGRPMSEFDEVRVVDENDCDVKTGEVGRLLTRGPYTIRGYYKAEEHNAKSFTPDGFYRTGDLVKINENGYLVVEGRDKDQINRGGEKVAAEEVENHLLAHHSVHDAAIVSMPDEYLGERTCAFIIARGQQPSVGELKTFLRERGIAAYKIPDRIEFVKAFPQTGVGKVSKKDLRKAIAERLQSTIHS
- a CDS encoding isochorismatase family protein, producing MAIPAISIYKMPTESDLPMNKVTWKLDPKRAALLIHDMQEYFLDAYCDEESPKVELISNIQRIRQTCKGLHVPVIYTAQPGGQTLEQRGLLQDFWGAGIPEGPYKQKIVDELAPDDHDIFLTKWRYSAFKKTNLLEILHEQGRDQLIICGVYAHIGCLLTACEAFMDGIQPFFIADAVADFSFDHHRQAMQYASDRCAVTTTTNAVLTDFQRLKEESESAITLQMIREQVAQLLRESPADIANDENLLNRGLDSVRLMSLVEKWRQIGVEVTFADLAEHPTISDWFRMIASQKERVL